The Arthrobacter alpinus genome contains a region encoding:
- a CDS encoding Y-family DNA polymerase, with protein MQAIAHVDVNSFYASAERAFDPSLEGKPLIVLSNNDGCAVTRSAEAKALGIPMGEPWFKLAPRAKEWGLIAKSSNYELYGDVSARVMELLGRFSHEIEIYSIDEAFCTVKGTGPELLQLGRAMKDAVRRNCGVPVCVGIASTKTLAKLCNRWAKNNPDFGGVCHWDSVPLAQREHLMASLSVIEIWGVATRLTKRLYALGIKTILDLARANPVMIRDRFSVVMMRTVLELQGKPCIPMEEERIGRDQLIFSRSFSTPITTRADMRQVMSLYAQQASARLAKHNLQAKVLTAFAATSYYNPGDTSYPSVCVPLPMPTADPMLLARAAYALPPRIVEGVKYVRAGIMVTDLRPTGNQSPLELFENPHEERHIGQLLEDVSKKYGRGSIGLGSAGIKGGPDWSMKRDMLSPRYTTHWDELPIAKAS; from the coding sequence ATGCAGGCCATCGCCCACGTGGACGTCAACAGTTTCTATGCCAGTGCGGAACGGGCCTTTGATCCATCCTTGGAGGGCAAGCCGTTGATCGTGCTCTCGAATAATGATGGTTGCGCCGTCACCCGCAGCGCCGAGGCGAAGGCGCTCGGTATCCCGATGGGGGAGCCATGGTTCAAGCTCGCGCCCCGCGCGAAGGAATGGGGGTTGATCGCCAAGTCCAGCAACTACGAGCTGTACGGGGACGTGAGCGCCCGCGTCATGGAACTGTTGGGCCGGTTCAGCCACGAAATCGAGATTTACAGCATTGACGAAGCATTTTGCACCGTCAAGGGCACCGGCCCCGAGCTGCTGCAGCTCGGACGTGCCATGAAAGACGCCGTACGCCGCAATTGCGGCGTACCCGTATGCGTAGGCATCGCGTCCACGAAAACCCTGGCGAAGCTCTGCAACCGGTGGGCAAAAAATAATCCGGATTTTGGCGGGGTGTGTCACTGGGATTCCGTACCCCTGGCACAACGCGAACACCTCATGGCCAGTCTGTCCGTGATTGAAATCTGGGGCGTGGCCACCAGGCTAACCAAGCGCCTCTACGCCCTGGGGATCAAGACCATTCTGGACCTGGCCCGGGCCAATCCCGTCATGATCCGGGACCGCTTTTCTGTCGTCATGATGCGCACCGTCCTAGAGCTGCAGGGCAAACCCTGCATCCCGATGGAGGAAGAGAGGATCGGGCGTGACCAACTAATTTTCAGCCGGTCATTTTCAACCCCGATCACTACCCGGGCCGACATGCGCCAGGTCATGAGCTTGTACGCCCAGCAAGCCAGCGCCCGCCTGGCCAAACACAACCTCCAAGCCAAGGTATTGACGGCCTTTGCGGCCACGTCCTATTACAACCCCGGCGACACGTCCTATCCCTCCGTGTGCGTGCCGCTGCCGATGCCCACAGCAGACCCCATGCTGTTAGCCCGCGCAGCTTACGCGCTACCGCCGCGCATTGTGGAAGGCGTCAAGTACGTTCGTGCCGGGATCATGGTCACCGACCTACGCCCCACCGGCAACCAATCACCACTAGAACTCTTCGAAAACCCGCACGAGGAACGCCACATCGGCCAACTGCTAGAGGATGTTTCAAAGAAGTATGGGCGGGGGAGTATCGGCCTCGGCTCAGCAGGTATCAAAGGTGGCCCCGATTGGTCCATGAAACGCGACATGCTCAGTCCCCGCTACACCACCCACTGGGACGAACTACCTATCGCCAAAGCCTCATAA
- a CDS encoding LexA family protein, whose translation MSHPLLAVVTVAAGYPSPAQDYFDGRINLNDHLIKDVTSTYIIRVSGHSMEGAGISDGDELIVNRALEPKDGSIVVAVLDGELTVKRLRITPTGVVLQAENPDYPDIRVPELASLEIWGTASVALHHLL comes from the coding sequence GTGTCGCACCCACTACTTGCCGTAGTCACCGTGGCCGCTGGTTACCCTTCTCCTGCCCAGGATTATTTTGACGGTCGGATTAACCTCAACGATCACTTGATTAAGGACGTCACCAGCACCTACATCATCCGGGTTTCGGGTCACTCCATGGAGGGTGCCGGCATTAGCGATGGTGATGAGTTGATCGTCAACCGGGCCTTGGAGCCTAAGGATGGCTCTATTGTCGTTGCTGTCCTTGATGGTGAGTTGACGGTCAAGCGGCTGCGCATCACCCCTACGGGTGTCGTGTTGCAGGCCGAGAATCCTGATTACCCGGATATTCGTGTCCCTGAGCTTGCGTCGCTCGAAATTTGGGGGACGGCTTCCGTTGCTCTGCATCATCTCTTGTAG